In Herpetosiphonaceae bacterium, the genomic stretch ACATCGTGATCGAGTCGACCGGGCGCTTCACCGACGCCGACAAGGCTCGCGCGCATCTCGACGCCGGTGCCAAGAAGGTGATCATCAGCGCGCCCGCCAAAGGCGAGGACATCACGATCTGCCTGGGCGTGAACGACGAGCAGTACGATCCTGAGAAGCATCATATCATCTCGAACGCAAGCTGCACCACCAACTGCCTCGCGCCGGTCGCGAAGGTCTTGCAGGATCGCTTCGGCATTCGGCGCGGCCTGATGACGACGGTCCACTCCTACACGATGGACCAGAACCTTCAGGACAACATCCACAAAGATCTGCGCCGGGCGCGCGCCGCCGCGATGAACATCGTCCCGACCACCACGGGCGCTGCCAAGGCGGTGGCGCTGGTCATTCCCGAACTCAAGGGCAAGTTCGACGGCTTCGCGCTGCGCGTGCCCACGCCGACGGTTTCGATCGTCGATTTCGTGGTCGAGTTCGAGCGTCCCACGACGGTCGAAGAGGTCAACAACGCCTTCCGCGAGGCGGCTGACGGCGATCTGGCTGGAATCCTGGGCGTTTCGGATGAGCCGCTGGTGTCGAGCGATTTCATCGGCACGGAGCTAAGCTCGATCGTGGACGCACCGCTGACGATGGCGATGGGCGATAACTTCTTCAAGGTCGTGTCGTGGTACGACAACGAGTGGGGCTATAGCTGCCGCGTCGCCGATCTGACGGCGATGATTGGCAGCGAGATGGACGGCGGCGGCGAAGAGTAAGCGTGCCTCGTCTGCCGGTTCGTTGATGGTGTTGGGGCGTATGGCATACGCCCTGGATCGCGAGGGCGTTCGACCGAACGCCCTCGTGCCATGTAGAGCGCATGTTTCTTTCGATTGTGATTATAGCCCGCGACGAAGAGCGCTACATCGGCGGGGCGCTCGAATCGGCGGTACCGATCGCCGACGAGCTGCTGGTGGTGCTCGATCCGCGCACCACCGATCGCACGGCTGAGATCGCGCGGCAGTGGGGCGCGACCGTCGTGGAGCATCGGTTTGAGTCGTTTCCCAGGCAGCGCAACGCGGCGCTGGCTCGCTCTGGCGGCGAGTGGGTGCTGTTTCTGGATGCCGACGAGCGTCTTACGCCCGATCTGACCGGCGAGCTGCACGATTTCCGCAGGCAGGGGCAGCATGAGCATGTCGGCTACTGGCTGCCGCGCCACAATCGCTACTTCGGGCGCTGGCTCAAGGGCGGCGGCTGGTATCCCGATCGGCAACTGCGGCTGCTGCGGCGCGGCCACGCCCGCTACGACGAGACGCGGCTGGTGCATGAGCTGGTGCAGCTCGACGGTTCTACCGGCGACCTCCACGGGCATCTGCTACATATCAACATCGAGACATGGCCTGAGCTGCATACCAAGCAGCGGCGCTACGCGCTGGCCGAGGCTCAGACGCTCGCGCTGGCGGGCGTGCGCGCCAAATGGCGCAACCTGCTGCTTCAGCCGCTCCGTGAGGTCAAGCGCCGCTTCGTCACCTGGCACGGCTACCGTGACGGCGGCCTGGGTCTGGTGCTGGCGCTGACGATGGGCTATTATGAGCTGGTCAAGTATATTCACCTCAAAGGCTTGGAGCGGTGCAGGTGAGCGATTGTGATCTGGCGATTCTGATCGTCTCGTACAATGTGCGCGATCTGCTGCGCCGCTGCCTGCGCTCGATCGACGAATCCACCGCTTCCGCCCCTCTCCGCTGCCGGACGATCGTGGTGGATAATGCATCGGGCGACGAGTCAGCGGCGATGGTCCGCGCTGAGTTTCCGCATGTCGAGCTGATCGCGCTGCCGAGCAATCTGGGCTTTGCCGGAGGAAACAATGTCGGCCTGCGCAACGTGCTGGGCGCGGATCTGCAAGCGCTGGCCGCAGCGCCGCGCGCAATCCTGCTGCTCAATCCCGATACCGAGGTTGTCGGCGATGCGCTGCGCGCGATGCTGCGCTACCTCGACGCGCATTCCCATGTAGCGGTGGTCGGGCCGCAGCTTCGCTATGGCGACGGCTCGATCCAGTCGTCGCGGCGGCGCTTCCCGACGATCGGTACGCTGTTTTGGGAGAGCACGCTGCTGGAGCAGTGGAGGCCGCGCAACCGCTGGGCTATGCGCTACCGCTACGGCGATCAGCCCACGAATGAGCCGCAGCCCGTAGACTGGCTGGTCGGCGCGGCGCTGATGGTCCGTCCAACGACGATCGCGCGGGCCGGGCTGCTCGACACGGCCTTTTTCATGTACTCCGAGGAGCTGGAATGGCAATCGCGGATCAGCGCCGCGCAGCCTGGGCCGCATACAATCATCTACCTGCCGAACGCGGTGATCGTGCATCACGAGGGCAAAAGCAGCGAGCAAAACCTGGCGCGGCGGCATATCAACTTCAATCGCTCCAAACTGCGCTATGCGCGGATGCGCTGGGGCCGGTTGGTGGCATGGCCTCTGCGGGTCTTTTTGCTGGCGACGTACATCATCCAGCTTATGATCGAGGCCGGGAAGTGGCTCGTCGGCCATAAACGTGTACTTCGGCGGCAGCGGATCGCACAGTACAGCAGTATTCTACGGTCAGGGTTGTAGACGGTGAGCAGGGCTTAAGGTAGGAGGACACCATGAAGATTTTTCTTGATACAGCCGATGTCGAGGCGATCCGCTGGGGCGTATCGCTTGGCGTCGTGGATGGCGTGACGACGAATCCGTCGCTGGCGGCAAAGGCCGGGCGCGGCTTCAAAGAGACGGTGCTGGAGATCGCCGAGATCTGCCCCGGCCCGGTCAGCGCCGAGACGGTCGGGCTGAATGCCGAGCAGATCGTCAAGGAGGGGCGCATCCTGGCGCAGTGGGCACCGAACATCATCGTCAAGGTGCCGCTGATGGCCGAGGGACTGAAAGCGGTGCGGCAGCTGACCCAGGAGGGCATCAAGACGAACGTCACGCTGGTCTTCTCTCCGGCCCAGGCGCTACTGGCGGCTAAAGCGGGCGCGACCTTCGCCAGCCCGTTCCTGGGCCGCTACGACGACATCGGCCAGGAGGGCATGCAACTGGTTCGCGAGATCGTCCAGATCTACCGCAACTACGGCTTCAAAACCGAGGTGCTGGCCGCGTCGATCCGCAGCCCGCTGCATGTGGTAGAGGCGGCCAAAGCGGGCGCGGACATCGGCACGATGCCGCCCAAGGTGCTGGAGCAGATGATCCAGCATCCGCTGACCGACAAGGGCCTCGCGAGCTTCCTCAAAGACTGGGAGACTGTGCCGGATGCCAAGACCGTCTTCGAGGATCTGGAGGGACGGCGCTAGGTCTGTCGCGATCAGTACGGCGAAGATGCGATCCAGATATGGGTCGGTGTGCGGTTGCAGGGCGCACCGACCCACAAACAAAGATGCTGTACAGCTTTTCTGTAGGCAGCCCCTTAACCATAGCGCCTGCCATTTGACAAGCACTACA encodes the following:
- the gap gene encoding type I glyceraldehyde-3-phosphate dehydrogenase; this translates as MARVAINGFGRIGRQVFKAILERYPDEIEVVAVNDLTDNETLAHLLRYDSTYGVFEGEVEATEDRFMVTYGDQRIEIRALAEREPTKLPWGDLNIDIVIESTGRFTDADKARAHLDAGAKKVIISAPAKGEDITICLGVNDEQYDPEKHHIISNASCTTNCLAPVAKVLQDRFGIRRGLMTTVHSYTMDQNLQDNIHKDLRRARAAAMNIVPTTTGAAKAVALVIPELKGKFDGFALRVPTPTVSIVDFVVEFERPTTVEEVNNAFREAADGDLAGILGVSDEPLVSSDFIGTELSSIVDAPLTMAMGDNFFKVVSWYDNEWGYSCRVADLTAMIGSEMDGGGEE
- a CDS encoding glycosyltransferase family 2 protein codes for the protein MFLSIVIIARDEERYIGGALESAVPIADELLVVLDPRTTDRTAEIARQWGATVVEHRFESFPRQRNAALARSGGEWVLFLDADERLTPDLTGELHDFRRQGQHEHVGYWLPRHNRYFGRWLKGGGWYPDRQLRLLRRGHARYDETRLVHELVQLDGSTGDLHGHLLHINIETWPELHTKQRRYALAEAQTLALAGVRAKWRNLLLQPLREVKRRFVTWHGYRDGGLGLVLALTMGYYELVKYIHLKGLERCR
- a CDS encoding glycosyltransferase family 2 protein, which translates into the protein MSDCDLAILIVSYNVRDLLRRCLRSIDESTASAPLRCRTIVVDNASGDESAAMVRAEFPHVELIALPSNLGFAGGNNVGLRNVLGADLQALAAAPRAILLLNPDTEVVGDALRAMLRYLDAHSHVAVVGPQLRYGDGSIQSSRRRFPTIGTLFWESTLLEQWRPRNRWAMRYRYGDQPTNEPQPVDWLVGAALMVRPTTIARAGLLDTAFFMYSEELEWQSRISAAQPGPHTIIYLPNAVIVHHEGKSSEQNLARRHINFNRSKLRYARMRWGRLVAWPLRVFLLATYIIQLMIEAGKWLVGHKRVLRRQRIAQYSSILRSGL
- the fsa gene encoding fructose-6-phosphate aldolase codes for the protein MKIFLDTADVEAIRWGVSLGVVDGVTTNPSLAAKAGRGFKETVLEIAEICPGPVSAETVGLNAEQIVKEGRILAQWAPNIIVKVPLMAEGLKAVRQLTQEGIKTNVTLVFSPAQALLAAKAGATFASPFLGRYDDIGQEGMQLVREIVQIYRNYGFKTEVLAASIRSPLHVVEAAKAGADIGTMPPKVLEQMIQHPLTDKGLASFLKDWETVPDAKTVFEDLEGRR